In one window of Thermocladium sp. ECH_B DNA:
- a CDS encoding thiamine-phosphate synthase, with protein sequence MVRLPKGLYGITDTSYRARSHVEAARIFLEGGSRIIQYRRKSGSIREMMEEAKAVGRLCREYGAVFIVDDRVDVAILSDADGVHVGVEDAPVAEVRKRFGGLIIGASASSISEAMQGEAGGADYLGVGSVFPSPTKPDYEVLGIDGLRRIIQAIHVPAYAIGGITLDKVPLIKEAGAWGVAVISAVLDAEDPVKAAKAFTEAWDE encoded by the coding sequence ATGGTTAGGTTACCCAAGGGGCTCTACGGGATAACTGACACGAGTTACAGGGCGAGGAGTCACGTTGAGGCGGCGAGGATATTCCTGGAGGGCGGGTCCCGGATAATACAGTATAGGAGGAAGAGCGGATCCATTAGGGAGATGATGGAGGAAGCCAAAGCAGTTGGGAGGCTCTGCAGGGAGTATGGCGCAGTGTTCATAGTTGATGATAGGGTGGATGTGGCCATATTATCGGATGCAGATGGGGTTCACGTCGGCGTGGAGGATGCGCCCGTGGCTGAGGTACGGAAGAGGTTCGGGGGATTGATAATTGGGGCAAGCGCAAGCTCAATAAGCGAGGCAATGCAGGGAGAAGCGGGGGGAGCCGATTACTTGGGCGTGGGATCAGTGTTCCCAAGCCCCACGAAGCCCGATTACGAGGTTCTAGGCATAGATGGATTAAGGAGGATAATACAGGCAATACATGTGCCGGCGTATGCAATAGGGGGAATAACGCTGGACAAGGTTCCCCTCATAAAGGAGGCGGGAGCATGGGGCGTCGCAGTCATCTCGGCAGTTCTAGACGCAGAGGATCCAGTTAAGGCGGCTAAGGCATTCACNGAGGCATGGGATGAATGA